The proteins below are encoded in one region of Streptomyces roseirectus:
- a CDS encoding cytidine deaminase, with protein sequence MTDANSLAPEDLKIVTLARSARARNGVAEGAAVRDETGRTYVAATVELPSLRLSALRTAVAMAVASGAESLEAAAVVTAGGEVAAEDLDAVKDLGGVGTPVLVAGPDGTVRATVAVG encoded by the coding sequence ATGACCGATGCGAACTCCCTCGCTCCTGAGGACCTGAAGATCGTTACGCTGGCTCGTTCCGCGCGGGCGCGGAATGGTGTTGCGGAGGGGGCGGCGGTGAGGGACGAGACGGGGCGGACGTATGTGGCGGCGACGGTGGAGTTGCCGTCGTTGAGGCTGAGCGCGTTGCGGACGGCGGTGGCGATGGCGGTGGCGTCGGGGGCGGAGTCGTTGGAGGCGGCGGCTGTGGTGACGGCCGGGGGAGAGGTCGCGGCGGAGGACTTGGACGCCGTAAAAGATCTGGGCGGCGTGGGGACGCCGGTGTTGGTGGCGGGCCCCGACGGGACCGTACGCGCCACCGTCGCCGTTGGCTGA
- a CDS encoding beta-xylosidase, with the protein MGSTPTRRRRWTALLGTAVLTAGVGGALTGPASAVTNVDFATHCIPPAISGLPPIDGTTTAKITADNTAPKVGDTVNITYTVVTPAAGNPTDLALPADIMTPTGKVTLGGAQTGSVTVAGPKKNDPVPGRAPFPSFSMTGSFTVTEPGAITLSPGDYNIHTSYILELDTPCTVTNPPAGVSETVTATANPPANTRTISLGSASGAPGAAVAVSGSNFTAGATVTLAGRAGANQTQDTATVTANSSGAISGSLTVNDLATTGIVAYEGSAWSDTKGAGPAAYAVVDDPPVPPGSQKVTATVKAGTLSMAQAGDSVALSAVDFGSGTASTGALQAVTVKDFRGGPAGWSLTGKVTDFTGPGAKIAAGKLSWTPACATKPGSPSTCQAGSAGVVGSAGATLASTPDGTATGGEFTANAQLSLDVPAFTPPGSYAGVLTLTLT; encoded by the coding sequence ATGGGTTCCACACCCACCCGAAGACGGCGCTGGACCGCACTGCTCGGGACGGCCGTGCTCACGGCCGGCGTCGGCGGCGCGCTCACCGGCCCCGCGTCGGCCGTGACGAACGTCGACTTCGCCACCCACTGCATCCCCCCGGCGATCTCCGGGCTTCCGCCCATCGACGGCACCACCACCGCGAAGATCACCGCCGACAACACCGCGCCCAAGGTCGGCGACACCGTGAACATCACGTACACGGTCGTCACCCCGGCCGCCGGCAACCCCACCGACCTCGCCCTGCCGGCCGACATCATGACCCCGACCGGGAAGGTCACCCTCGGCGGTGCCCAGACCGGCAGCGTCACGGTCGCCGGGCCCAAGAAGAACGACCCGGTGCCCGGCCGGGCACCCTTCCCGTCGTTCTCCATGACCGGATCGTTCACCGTCACCGAGCCCGGCGCGATCACCCTCTCGCCCGGCGACTACAACATCCACACCAGCTACATCCTGGAGCTGGACACCCCCTGCACGGTCACCAACCCGCCCGCGGGAGTCTCGGAGACGGTCACCGCCACCGCCAATCCGCCCGCCAACACCCGCACGATCAGCCTGGGTTCGGCATCGGGCGCGCCGGGGGCGGCAGTTGCCGTCAGCGGCAGCAACTTCACCGCGGGCGCGACCGTCACCCTGGCCGGGCGCGCGGGCGCGAACCAGACCCAGGACACGGCCACCGTGACGGCCAACTCCAGTGGGGCGATCAGTGGTTCGCTCACCGTCAACGACCTCGCCACCACCGGGATCGTCGCCTACGAAGGCAGTGCCTGGAGCGACACGAAGGGGGCCGGACCGGCCGCCTACGCCGTCGTCGACGACCCGCCCGTACCGCCGGGCAGCCAGAAGGTGACGGCCACGGTCAAGGCCGGGACGCTCTCCATGGCCCAGGCCGGCGACTCGGTCGCGCTGTCCGCCGTCGACTTCGGCAGCGGCACCGCGTCCACGGGCGCGCTCCAGGCCGTCACCGTCAAGGACTTCCGCGGCGGGCCCGCGGGCTGGTCGCTGACGGGGAAGGTCACCGACTTCACCGGGCCCGGCGCCAAGATCGCGGCGGGCAAGCTGAGTTGGACGCCGGCCTGCGCGACGAAACCGGGCTCGCCGAGCACCTGCCAGGCGGGCAGCGCCGGTGTCGTCGGCAGCGCGGGCGCGACCCTCGCGTCCACGCCCGACGGGACGGCGACCGGCGGCGAGTTCACGGCCAACGCGCAACTCTCCCTCGACGTACCGGCGTTCACGCCTCCGGGCAGCTATGCCGGCGTCCTCACCCTGACGCTCACCTGA